From one Candidatus Caldatribacterium sp. genomic stretch:
- a CDS encoding HD domain-containing protein, translated as MAEISWELLLSEICRRIGEPGILKVFLLVPLLDGELEVVAAFSPTEGIDREAEGLRITPPEEPDWSGLCKGILLEKSKVPMVEIVFPLERIPGKFLFAITPAFPFLFVFVLSEDIGERIREVLRKYSLPLSALLETWAHRNRTLLISHFLFSFVSLLESIDAYTYHHSLRVAVLSEQVASRLGLSGDEQETARFSGLIHDLGKLFVPREILLKPGKLTEREFEEVKRHVLELDRMFLGNKLMEPYVLFARYHHERLDGSGYLGLRGEEIPLLSQILAVCDVFDALAHHRPYREAYSLEGTIRELTLLGETGKLNKGIVEALLQEIPEYYLSPLEGETVPLFPGLEVTLRRIREGKEEVYFGRVGESEEEKTVILFHPQAPSLEPGEEVLISYELSYLTVEAKAKYLFGRGNRHLFLLGQAVRRRKGFVLPWDLEVRFLKLEGDVKNLPHELMKNPGNLKRARTEAIGGERMMLLVKDQNLQVGDRICVLLTAYGEHFIIPGRVTRVEDLGFARRVLLEEFALPEREIDRLYGLIFRRQAELRRGFARYPM; from the coding sequence GTGGCTGAGATTTCCTGGGAGCTTCTCCTTTCAGAAATCTGCCGGAGGATTGGAGAGCCTGGAATCCTCAAAGTCTTCCTCCTTGTCCCCCTCCTTGATGGAGAGCTTGAGGTTGTCGCCGCCTTCAGTCCCACCGAAGGGATTGACAGAGAGGCAGAGGGCTTAAGGATCACTCCCCCTGAGGAACCTGACTGGTCCGGGCTTTGCAAGGGAATCCTCCTTGAGAAAAGCAAGGTACCGATGGTCGAGATTGTCTTTCCCCTTGAGAGGATTCCAGGGAAGTTCCTCTTTGCCATCACCCCAGCCTTTCCCTTCCTCTTTGTCTTTGTGCTCTCTGAGGATATCGGTGAGCGCATTCGAGAGGTCCTGAGGAAGTACTCTCTTCCCCTTTCTGCCCTCTTAGAAACCTGGGCTCACCGCAACCGCACCCTCCTCATCAGCCATTTCCTCTTCAGCTTTGTCTCCCTTCTTGAGAGCATCGATGCCTACACCTACCACCACTCCCTCCGGGTTGCCGTTCTCTCCGAGCAGGTGGCTTCCCGCCTTGGCCTCTCCGGGGATGAGCAGGAAACAGCAAGGTTCTCAGGGCTCATCCACGATCTTGGGAAGCTCTTCGTCCCCCGGGAGATCCTCCTGAAGCCGGGAAAGCTCACCGAAAGAGAATTCGAGGAGGTGAAGCGGCACGTCTTAGAGCTCGATCGAATGTTTCTGGGGAACAAACTCATGGAGCCCTATGTCCTTTTTGCCCGCTACCACCATGAGCGCCTCGATGGGAGCGGGTACCTGGGCTTGCGGGGAGAGGAAATCCCTCTCCTCTCCCAGATCCTTGCAGTCTGCGATGTCTTTGATGCCCTTGCCCACCACCGCCCCTACCGGGAAGCCTATTCTCTTGAGGGGACCATCCGGGAACTCACCCTCCTTGGGGAAACGGGCAAGCTCAACAAGGGCATTGTGGAGGCGCTCCTTCAGGAAATTCCCGAGTACTACCTCTCCCCCCTTGAGGGAGAAACAGTTCCCCTTTTCCCAGGCCTTGAGGTGACTCTGCGGAGAATCAGGGAAGGGAAAGAGGAGGTCTACTTCGGGAGGGTGGGAGAAAGTGAAGAAGAGAAGACAGTCATCCTTTTCCATCCTCAGGCTCCCTCCCTTGAGCCGGGGGAAGAGGTCCTCATCTCCTATGAGCTCTCCTACCTCACCGTGGAGGCAAAGGCAAAGTACCTCTTTGGAAGGGGAAACCGCCACCTTTTCCTCCTTGGGCAAGCGGTGCGGCGGAGAAAAGGCTTTGTCCTTCCCTGGGACCTTGAGGTTCGCTTCCTGAAGCTTGAGGGGGACGTAAAGAACCTCCCCCACGAACTCATGAAGAACCCCGGAAACCTGAAGAGGGCACGAACAGAAGCCATCGGGGGAGAGCGGATGATGCTCCTTGTTAAGGACCAGAACCTCCAGGTGGGAGACAGAATCTGCGTTCTCCTTACAGCCTACGGGGAACACTTTATCATCCCCGGGAGGGTGACAAGGGTCGAAGACCTTGGCTTTGCCCGTCGCGTCCTCCTTGAGGAGTTTGCCCTTCCGGAGCGAGAAATCGACCGCCTATATGGGCTCATCTTTCGGAGGCAGGCTGAGCTCAGGAGAGGATTTGCCCGGTATCCGATGTAG